The proteins below are encoded in one region of Segatella copri:
- a CDS encoding DPP IV N-terminal domain-containing protein, with the protein MKNQILGLSLLSAALAMPAATASAQGTLEDYNRAYALRHQFSADSVFHWVRSSAWCDSTHVLHYQISTPQGKKFVSYDADKDEMKTYDSQEAMEKALGIKPRPANKPQFGRRHERHWMEVDEEKEAYPVLSPDGKMEAYIEGYNVVVHEVGKPYTEAKRILTQDGTIGCYYSNRIQWSPDGKHIFVCKRVPVEKRYAYYVESSPADQLQPILHKQEYAKPGDALPQHYPVIIDVATGKKVEADKHQIENQYELEWMQWTPDSKEVTMEYNQRGHHLYQMLAMNAETGKLRTMVEERANTFVNYGRLWRQFIKDGKQLLWMSERDNWNHLYLYDVQKSKVIRQITKGDWFVRGIQRVDEEKGEIYFSASGVNKNEDPYLVHYYKIGIDGKNMVALTPEEGNHSAQYTYDYRYLLDTYSKVDAAPVTVLRDVQTGKLVKTLETADITTLKKHGWVAPEVFVAKGRDGKTDMWGIIQRPTNFDPNKKYPVIEYIYSGPGDAYTPKSFMPYNWYTTSLAELGFIVVQLDAMGTSYRGKKFEEVCYKNLKDAGFPDRELWIKAAAKKYPYMDADNVAIYGCSAGGQESTTAVLLHGDFYKAAYSACGCHDNRMDKIWWNEQWMSWPIDSSYVECSNVENAHKLERPLMLVVGEIDDNVDPSSTYQVVNALEKANKDFELVVISGAHHTMGELYGEHKRYDFFVKNLLGVKPPKWSDVKSK; encoded by the coding sequence ATGAAGAATCAGATTTTAGGCCTTTCGCTGTTGAGCGCAGCTTTGGCGATGCCGGCAGCTACAGCTTCAGCACAGGGCACATTAGAAGATTACAACAGAGCCTATGCGCTGCGTCATCAGTTTTCAGCCGATTCCGTGTTCCATTGGGTACGCTCATCGGCTTGGTGCGACTCCACCCACGTACTGCATTATCAGATTTCTACTCCTCAGGGCAAGAAGTTTGTTTCCTATGATGCCGACAAGGATGAGATGAAGACTTATGATTCGCAGGAAGCGATGGAGAAGGCGCTGGGCATCAAGCCTCGTCCTGCCAACAAACCTCAGTTTGGCAGACGCCACGAGCGCCATTGGATGGAGGTAGATGAGGAGAAGGAGGCTTATCCGGTACTTTCGCCCGACGGCAAGATGGAAGCCTACATCGAAGGTTACAACGTGGTGGTTCATGAGGTAGGAAAACCTTATACCGAAGCCAAGCGAATCCTTACCCAGGATGGTACCATCGGATGCTATTACAGCAACCGCATCCAATGGAGCCCAGACGGCAAGCACATCTTCGTATGCAAGCGTGTTCCGGTAGAGAAACGCTATGCCTACTACGTAGAATCTTCGCCTGCCGACCAGCTGCAGCCTATCCTCCACAAGCAGGAGTATGCCAAGCCGGGCGATGCCCTGCCACAGCATTATCCGGTCATCATCGATGTGGCTACCGGAAAGAAGGTGGAGGCTGACAAGCATCAGATAGAAAACCAGTATGAACTGGAGTGGATGCAATGGACACCAGACAGCAAGGAGGTGACGATGGAGTACAACCAGCGTGGGCATCATCTCTATCAGATGCTGGCGATGAATGCCGAAACCGGCAAGCTTCGTACCATGGTAGAGGAGCGTGCCAATACTTTCGTGAACTATGGTCGTCTGTGGCGTCAGTTTATCAAGGATGGCAAGCAACTGCTCTGGATGAGCGAGCGCGACAACTGGAACCATCTCTATCTCTACGATGTGCAGAAGTCGAAGGTTATCCGACAGATTACAAAGGGCGACTGGTTTGTTCGCGGCATCCAGCGTGTGGATGAAGAGAAGGGAGAAATCTATTTCTCGGCTAGTGGCGTGAACAAGAATGAGGACCCATATCTAGTACATTATTATAAAATAGGTATCGACGGCAAGAATATGGTGGCGCTCACTCCTGAAGAGGGAAATCATAGTGCCCAATATACCTATGATTACCGTTATCTCCTGGATACCTATTCTAAGGTGGATGCTGCTCCTGTTACCGTGCTCAGAGATGTGCAGACCGGTAAGCTCGTCAAGACCCTGGAGACGGCTGATATTACTACTTTGAAGAAGCACGGATGGGTAGCTCCTGAGGTGTTTGTGGCTAAGGGGCGTGATGGCAAGACTGATATGTGGGGCATCATCCAGCGCCCTACCAATTTCGATCCGAACAAGAAATATCCGGTTATCGAGTATATCTATTCGGGTCCGGGCGATGCCTATACTCCGAAGAGTTTCATGCCATACAACTGGTACACCACTTCGCTTGCCGAACTCGGTTTCATCGTAGTCCAGCTCGATGCGATGGGAACTTCCTATCGCGGCAAGAAGTTTGAGGAGGTTTGCTACAAGAATCTGAAGGATGCCGGATTCCCAGACCGTGAACTCTGGATCAAGGCTGCAGCCAAGAAGTATCCTTATATGGATGCTGATAATGTGGCAATCTATGGCTGTTCGGCAGGCGGACAGGAGAGTACCACAGCCGTATTGCTGCATGGCGATTTCTACAAGGCAGCCTATAGTGCCTGCGGCTGTCATGACAACCGGATGGATAAAATCTGGTGGAACGAGCAATGGATGAGCTGGCCTATCGATTCCAGTTACGTGGAGTGCAGCAACGTGGAGAATGCCCACAAGCTGGAGCGCCCGTTGATGCTGGTGGTAGGTGAGATAGATGACAACGTAGATCCATCGAGCACCTATCAGGTGGTGAATGCGCTGGAAAAGGCGAATAAGGATTTCGAACTCGTGGTGATTTCTGGAGCCCATCATACCATGGGCGAACTCTATGGTGAGCACAAGCGTTACGATTTCTTCGTGAAGAATCTGCTGGGTGTGAAACCGCCTAAATGGAGCGATGTAAAGAGCAAGTAA
- a CDS encoding M64 family metallopeptidase gives MKNKTFIKNKTLFAASLALMMALPMQAQRFEDNFEDKTLRLDYIVAGDSVNQAIYFEQAYSNPTWAGRKTRLDEKFLNGNGQVTVYEHGTNKVLYVNTFSTLFQEWQLTQEAKHLQKSFESSFLVPFPKKPVDVSITLSDTHQKVTAELRHTINPQDILIRPLGENGIPYRYIVKSGEAADCVDLAIIAEGYRQDQMDKFYQDAQRAADAIFEREPFASLKSRFNVVAVAAPSLDEGPSIPHEGKWKNTMACSHYDTFYSNRYLTTSKIHRIYDALSNVPFEQIIVLVNSPTYGGGGIYNQVTLSTSDHPTFKKVLVHEFGHGYAGLGDEYSTDEYDPMYPGDTEPWEPNLTTLKDFQSKWADMMPKGVKIPTPLVKLPDHKNIKNAKEQKKLNEAVFKIGVFEGAGNQSKGCYRPAQVCRMRINEVDDFCPVCQRAIRRITDFYTGK, from the coding sequence ATGAAGAATAAGACTTTTATAAAGAATAAGACTTTATTTGCTGCATCTCTCGCCTTGATGATGGCTTTGCCGATGCAGGCACAACGCTTTGAAGACAACTTCGAAGATAAGACGCTGCGACTGGATTACATCGTGGCGGGCGATAGCGTGAACCAGGCTATCTATTTCGAACAGGCTTACAGCAACCCTACATGGGCGGGAAGAAAGACAAGACTGGATGAGAAATTCCTGAACGGCAACGGACAGGTGACCGTGTATGAGCATGGTACCAACAAGGTGCTCTATGTAAATACTTTCTCAACACTCTTCCAGGAATGGCAGCTTACACAGGAGGCAAAGCATCTGCAGAAATCATTCGAGAGCAGTTTCCTCGTGCCGTTCCCAAAGAAGCCGGTGGATGTAAGCATCACCCTGAGCGATACGCATCAGAAGGTGACTGCAGAACTGCGCCATACCATCAATCCACAGGATATCCTCATCCGACCATTGGGCGAGAATGGCATCCCTTACCGCTATATCGTGAAGAGCGGAGAGGCTGCCGACTGTGTTGACCTCGCCATCATCGCCGAGGGTTATCGCCAGGACCAGATGGATAAGTTCTATCAGGATGCGCAGCGGGCAGCCGATGCCATCTTCGAGCGCGAACCTTTCGCTTCGCTCAAGTCGAGATTCAACGTGGTGGCTGTTGCGGCTCCATCGCTCGATGAGGGACCAAGTATTCCGCACGAAGGGAAATGGAAGAACACGATGGCTTGCTCTCATTACGATACTTTCTATTCGAACCGTTATCTCACCACGAGCAAGATTCATCGCATCTATGATGCCTTGAGTAATGTGCCTTTCGAGCAGATCATCGTATTGGTGAATTCTCCTACCTATGGTGGCGGCGGCATCTACAACCAGGTTACGCTTTCTACCTCTGATCATCCTACGTTCAAGAAGGTGCTGGTACATGAGTTCGGTCATGGCTATGCGGGCTTGGGTGATGAGTACAGTACCGATGAGTACGACCCGATGTATCCTGGTGATACCGAGCCTTGGGAGCCGAACCTCACCACGCTGAAGGATTTCCAGAGCAAGTGGGCGGATATGATGCCAAAGGGCGTGAAGATTCCTACGCCGCTTGTCAAACTACCGGATCATAAGAATATCAAGAACGCGAAGGAGCAGAAGAAACTCAACGAAGCCGTCTTCAAGATTGGTGTGTTCGAGGGGGCGGGCAACCAGAGCAAGGGATGTTACCGTCCGGCACAGGTTTGCCGTATGCGAATCAACGAAGTGGATGATTTCTGTCCGGTTTGCCAGCGTGCCATCCGTCGCATTACCGATTTCTATACTGGGAAATAA
- a CDS encoding DUF6055 domain-containing protein, translating into MKRIFLSLILTAATLPWATAALAQQDPSEAPATRPVNPVSAPQKLIFVPDSLKPYDFNKDDERWCWRHSAQTQNIVYFWEKPFGDNPQNPPSLEGKPMKFDLGNLQTQVERFYRFFRDTLKFSLPGSICDKYKMMVMVNYSLEGTAYGGTYDDFIGALWVTPNRIQDKKLNCLAHELGHSFQLQIMADKTGEAWGGSGFFEMTSQWMLWRVNPDWITDEKYHFDAFRQLTHKGYLHLDNIYHSPYVIEWWAEKHGLESIAQLYREGKVGEDPVVTYKRKYKMTQKQFNDEMFDCYRHLVNFDFGYARKETRPYACTFDTRMLKQKNGYLRPDTASVPENYGFNAIKLEIPKAGKKVTVDFRALDAEDKVFKASKDKMARTIGYRYGLVGVTADTDECIYSPMGEAMNGKVSLVAPKSQPLKALYLVVMGAPSNHSLDPSSRRFPYEVRVK; encoded by the coding sequence ATGAAACGAATATTCTTATCGCTGATACTTACAGCAGCTACCTTGCCTTGGGCTACTGCAGCCCTGGCGCAGCAGGACCCATCTGAGGCTCCTGCCACCAGACCCGTAAATCCTGTTTCTGCACCACAGAAACTCATCTTCGTACCGGACTCTCTGAAACCCTATGATTTCAATAAGGATGATGAGAGATGGTGCTGGCGACATAGTGCACAGACCCAGAATATCGTGTATTTCTGGGAAAAGCCGTTTGGAGATAATCCGCAGAATCCTCCTTCGCTCGAAGGTAAGCCGATGAAATTCGACCTGGGCAATCTACAGACTCAGGTAGAACGGTTCTATCGTTTCTTCCGTGACACCCTGAAGTTCTCTCTGCCGGGCAGCATCTGCGACAAGTATAAGATGATGGTGATGGTGAACTATTCGCTGGAAGGAACTGCTTACGGCGGAACTTACGATGACTTTATCGGAGCGCTCTGGGTAACACCTAACCGTATTCAAGATAAGAAACTCAACTGTTTGGCTCACGAGTTGGGACACAGTTTCCAGCTTCAGATTATGGCAGACAAAACGGGCGAAGCCTGGGGTGGAAGCGGCTTCTTCGAGATGACATCCCAATGGATGCTCTGGAGAGTGAATCCCGACTGGATAACAGATGAGAAGTATCATTTCGATGCCTTCAGACAGCTTACCCATAAGGGTTATCTGCATCTGGACAACATCTATCATTCGCCATACGTGATAGAGTGGTGGGCTGAGAAGCATGGTTTGGAAAGCATCGCCCAGCTCTATCGTGAGGGAAAAGTAGGAGAGGACCCGGTTGTTACCTACAAGCGGAAGTATAAGATGACTCAGAAGCAGTTTAATGATGAGATGTTCGACTGCTATCGTCATCTCGTGAACTTCGATTTCGGTTATGCCCGTAAGGAGACCCGACCTTATGCCTGCACCTTCGATACCAGGATGCTGAAGCAGAAGAATGGTTATCTTCGTCCGGATACAGCTTCGGTTCCAGAGAACTATGGCTTTAATGCCATCAAGTTGGAAATCCCGAAGGCAGGCAAGAAGGTTACTGTAGATTTCAGAGCCCTCGATGCCGAGGACAAGGTGTTCAAGGCATCCAAGGACAAGATGGCACGCACCATCGGTTACCGTTATGGATTGGTGGGAGTAACTGCCGATACCGATGAATGTATCTACAGTCCGATGGGTGAAGCGATGAACGGAAAGGTTTCGCTTGTGGCTCCAAAGTCCCAGCCTCTCAAGGCGCTCTATCTCGTGGTGATGGGTGCTCCTTCGAATCATTCGCTCGATCCATCTTCCCGCCGTTTCCCTTATGAGGTAAGAGTGAAATAA
- a CDS encoding RagB/SusD family nutrient uptake outer membrane protein — MKFNISLKVLPLLACGMLMASCNDFLKQEPLTDITPTDYYKDATQLQAVANAFYQTVLPYHSGAGYGTFAYDNGTDNQTGSDGDSKYKKGSWKTSNDNSSWSWNNIRDINYQLNIAQSNYENGLIAGNENKIRQYIGELHFFRAYAYFSFYKSFGDLPIVTEAMPENEAILVAANKRSPRNEVARFILADLDSAVTYMEPDGWEATTRISPAVAHLFASRVALFEGSWLTNFAGTPFVPNGEGWPGKAKDYNANYQYPTGSVEAEAKYFFQKAVDEAAIVGDAYVGKLDKNTGIVPQSLSDTNPYFYKFGNTDMSAYPEVLLWKAYNKGKGVTDNIEVAVNRGNTYTGFTRGMIDAFLMKDGKPTYAHHDGYVYEDTTTHAVVRNRDPRLFIFLKRPGQKNVLQGEDNNIAAEQVRPIEPVPQVFTRSFDVTYTTGYAIRKGGTFNQNLAENQAGYTASITFRATEALLNYIEAQYMLDHHLNAKSISYWKAIREAAGFTGEAADPQTTIAATDMAQELKGYTDGSGTQYDWGAFSAGKALTDPTLYSIRRERRTELMAEGLRWMDLIRWRSLDQLMKQPYQLEGFHLWNTPMEKWYTEDQLVDDGSVTATVSSRKLTEYFRPYQIVSTNMLYNGMTWSMAQYLQPMPLRQFMLTAPDHKTYADSPLYQNPYWPMEPDEAAEQ; from the coding sequence ATGAAATTCAATATATCTTTAAAGGTACTTCCTTTGTTGGCATGCGGTATGTTGATGGCTTCTTGTAATGATTTCCTGAAGCAAGAGCCTCTTACAGATATTACTCCTACCGACTATTACAAGGATGCTACTCAGCTTCAAGCTGTAGCTAATGCTTTTTATCAGACTGTATTGCCATATCATAGTGGTGCAGGCTATGGTACATTCGCATACGATAATGGTACAGATAATCAGACTGGTTCTGATGGCGATTCTAAGTATAAGAAAGGTAGTTGGAAGACTAGTAACGACAACTCTTCATGGAGCTGGAACAATATTCGTGATATCAACTATCAGTTGAATATAGCACAGTCTAACTATGAGAATGGATTGATTGCGGGTAATGAAAATAAGATTCGTCAATATATCGGCGAGTTACACTTCTTCCGTGCCTATGCTTATTTCAGTTTTTACAAGAGTTTCGGTGACTTACCTATTGTGACAGAGGCCATGCCTGAAAATGAGGCTATCCTTGTAGCAGCTAATAAGCGTAGTCCTCGCAACGAGGTTGCTCGTTTCATTCTTGCCGATCTGGATTCTGCTGTAACCTATATGGAGCCTGATGGTTGGGAAGCAACCACACGTATCTCTCCTGCAGTTGCTCATCTGTTTGCATCACGTGTAGCCTTGTTTGAGGGTTCTTGGTTGACCAACTTCGCTGGTACTCCGTTCGTTCCTAATGGTGAGGGATGGCCAGGAAAGGCAAAAGACTATAATGCAAATTATCAGTATCCTACAGGTAGCGTTGAGGCTGAAGCTAAGTACTTCTTCCAGAAGGCGGTTGATGAGGCTGCCATTGTAGGTGATGCTTATGTAGGCAAATTGGATAAGAATACAGGTATCGTACCTCAGTCTTTATCTGATACCAATCCTTATTTCTATAAGTTTGGTAATACCGACATGTCTGCCTATCCTGAGGTTCTTCTCTGGAAGGCCTATAATAAGGGTAAAGGTGTGACTGATAACATTGAGGTAGCTGTAAACCGTGGTAATACCTATACTGGTTTTACCCGTGGTATGATTGATGCCTTTCTGATGAAGGATGGTAAGCCTACTTATGCACACCATGATGGATATGTATATGAAGATACAACGACTCATGCAGTAGTTCGCAATCGTGACCCACGTTTGTTTATCTTCTTGAAGCGTCCTGGTCAGAAGAACGTTCTTCAGGGTGAGGATAATAATATTGCTGCTGAGCAGGTTCGTCCAATAGAGCCAGTTCCTCAAGTGTTTACTCGCTCATTTGACGTAACTTATACTACTGGTTATGCTATTCGAAAGGGTGGTACGTTTAATCAGAACCTGGCCGAAAACCAGGCTGGTTATACAGCATCTATCACATTCCGTGCAACAGAGGCTTTGCTCAACTATATTGAAGCTCAATATATGCTCGATCATCATTTGAATGCAAAGAGCATTTCATATTGGAAGGCTATCCGTGAGGCTGCTGGCTTTACGGGTGAGGCTGCTGACCCTCAGACAACTATTGCTGCCACAGATATGGCACAGGAGTTAAAGGGTTATACCGATGGTTCTGGTACACAATATGATTGGGGTGCATTTTCTGCAGGCAAGGCATTGACTGATCCTACTTTGTATAGTATTCGTCGTGAACGTCGTACAGAGTTGATGGCTGAAGGTCTTCGTTGGATGGATTTGATTCGCTGGCGTTCACTCGATCAGTTGATGAAACAGCCTTATCAGCTTGAGGGCTTCCATCTTTGGAATACTCCAATGGAAAAATGGTATACAGAAGACCAGTTGGTAGATGATGGTTCTGTTACAGCTACAGTATCTTCTCGTAAGTTGACTGAGTATTTCCGTCCTTACCAGATTGTTTCTACCAATATGCTTTACAATGGTATGACCTGGTCTATGGCTCAGTACCTACAGCCAATGCCTTTGCGTCAGTTTATGCTTACCGCTCCTGACCATAAGACCTATGCAGACTCTCCATTGTACCAGAATCCATACTGGCCTATGGAACCAGATGAGGCTGCAGAGCAGTAA
- a CDS encoding SusC/RagA family TonB-linked outer membrane protein → MRQTQKISGFVHSQAYVKAIACLVLACGGTLPTLAASETLSNPKVEEAQQSEITVKGTVVDDAGEPVIGATIMEKGTRNGTVTDIDGNYVIKVKRNAQLTISYLGYATQVVPAGTSKVVLKSNDTKLNEVVVVGFGTQKKVNLTGAVTAVSGEELDSRPVSNATQALQGMVAGLQITQAAGSLDDTPSLNVRGTTTIGQGSSGSPLVLIDGMEGDINTINPQDIASVSVLKDAAASSIYGSRAPFGVILITTKTGGKRDKVSVNYNNNFRFSTPIRMKHSMNSVDFACMQNDANTNIGGGQLFTPDHVQRMKDWIEGEYVNAGTRKDKNGNLIYSLDADAKGYWLSGFTDGYASTDFYDAIYKKHTFSQEHNVSATGGDEKLNYYASFGYLGQDGLIKVADEGSSRYTATAKISSQWTNWMKFNYSLRFVRKDYHRPQSLGSGVYEYLGGQWPCVPLYDRNGNLYNEMVNTMTNGGTYRYQNDEYNHQVGLDIEPIKNWVTHAIFNYRTSHNESHTDMQHTYLYNLNGEAYDQNNFTYVGEDYYKENYTNFQLYSEYSFNLQKKHNFHIMAGFQSEDERMKYKYADRAGLIVGNKPQIDGTTGIDAYGTPVDPSVSGNMSRWTTCGFFGRLNYDYQGKYLFEVNGRYDGSSRFRPGNQWKFFPSVSAGWNIAQEKFMLPINDWIGQLKLRVSYGNLGNQNVGTYQTYQKIGVYANNGTWLQDGLKPMTAWAPGLVSQNLTWETIQSFNVGLDFAFLKDRLHGSFDWYVRKTKNMIGNAPELPSILGTAVPVTNNTDLRTNGWELTIGWNDRLSNGLQYGISLNLSDAYATITRYPNNPSHSLGNYIEGQRIGDIYGFETIGIAKSQEEMDAHIAKVDQSTIDNNKWGAGDIMYRDLNNDGKISWGANTLEDHGDLKKIGNSTPRYLFGIDLNAAWKGFDVRCFFQGVMKREYWASTRYFFGTFEYGRWYQVCLDGLQDYYRDENSWSVVNGFQEPNKDAYLPRAAYSAKNEQVQTKYLQDASYIRLKNLQIGYTLPQDLTRKISIEKLRVYFSGENLWTGTSLRKQYDPETIGTWYGNGYPLNTTFSFGLSLTL, encoded by the coding sequence ATGAGACAGACACAAAAAATCTCAGGCTTTGTACATAGTCAAGCTTATGTAAAAGCCATCGCGTGTTTGGTCCTTGCCTGCGGAGGTACATTACCTACTTTAGCAGCAAGCGAGACCTTATCAAACCCTAAGGTAGAGGAAGCTCAGCAGAGTGAAATTACCGTAAAGGGTACAGTTGTTGATGATGCCGGTGAGCCAGTCATCGGAGCTACCATTATGGAAAAAGGAACCCGTAATGGTACGGTTACTGATATTGATGGTAACTATGTTATTAAGGTAAAGCGTAATGCTCAGTTGACTATTTCGTACTTGGGATATGCTACTCAGGTAGTTCCTGCCGGAACTTCAAAAGTGGTTTTGAAATCTAACGATACCAAATTGAATGAAGTGGTGGTCGTAGGTTTCGGTACCCAGAAAAAGGTAAACCTTACCGGTGCGGTGACTGCAGTATCGGGCGAGGAATTGGATAGTCGACCTGTAAGCAATGCCACCCAGGCTTTGCAGGGTATGGTAGCTGGTTTGCAGATTACCCAGGCTGCAGGTAGTTTGGATGATACTCCAAGCTTGAATGTACGTGGAACAACTACAATCGGACAGGGTTCCAGCGGAAGTCCGTTGGTCTTGATCGATGGTATGGAGGGTGATATCAATACCATCAATCCTCAGGATATTGCCAGCGTATCAGTATTGAAGGATGCAGCTGCATCATCTATTTATGGTTCTCGTGCACCTTTCGGTGTCATATTGATTACTACAAAGACGGGTGGCAAGCGTGACAAGGTAAGTGTAAACTACAACAATAATTTCCGCTTCAGTACCCCAATTCGTATGAAGCATAGTATGAATTCTGTCGATTTTGCTTGTATGCAGAATGATGCGAATACGAACATTGGTGGTGGTCAGCTTTTTACACCAGACCATGTTCAGCGTATGAAGGATTGGATAGAGGGCGAATATGTTAATGCTGGTACCCGTAAGGATAAAAATGGCAATTTGATTTATTCTTTGGATGCGGATGCTAAAGGCTATTGGTTGAGTGGATTTACCGATGGTTATGCTTCTACCGATTTCTATGATGCAATATACAAAAAGCATACATTCTCTCAGGAGCACAATGTAAGTGCAACCGGTGGTGACGAAAAACTCAACTACTATGCTTCTTTTGGATATTTAGGTCAGGATGGCTTGATCAAGGTTGCTGATGAAGGTAGTAGCCGATATACTGCTACAGCCAAGATTTCTTCACAGTGGACGAATTGGATGAAGTTTAACTACTCTCTCCGTTTTGTTCGCAAGGATTATCATCGTCCTCAGTCTTTGGGTTCTGGTGTATATGAATATCTTGGTGGACAGTGGCCATGTGTTCCTTTGTATGATAGAAATGGTAATCTCTATAATGAGATGGTAAATACCATGACTAATGGTGGTACATATCGTTATCAGAATGATGAGTATAATCATCAAGTAGGTTTGGACATTGAACCAATCAAGAATTGGGTTACCCATGCTATCTTCAACTATCGTACATCCCATAATGAGAGTCATACAGATATGCAGCATACTTATCTGTATAATCTGAATGGTGAGGCTTACGACCAGAATAATTTTACCTATGTAGGTGAAGATTACTATAAGGAAAATTATACAAATTTCCAACTCTATTCTGAGTATTCGTTCAATTTGCAGAAGAAGCATAACTTCCATATTATGGCTGGTTTCCAGTCTGAGGATGAGCGTATGAAGTACAAATATGCAGATAGAGCTGGTCTCATCGTTGGTAATAAGCCTCAAATTGATGGTACAACTGGTATTGATGCTTATGGTACTCCTGTGGATCCATCTGTGTCTGGCAACATGAGCCGTTGGACAACTTGTGGTTTCTTTGGTCGTTTGAATTATGATTATCAGGGCAAGTATCTCTTTGAGGTTAATGGCCGATATGATGGTTCTTCAAGATTCCGCCCGGGAAATCAGTGGAAGTTCTTCCCATCTGTATCTGCAGGTTGGAATATAGCACAAGAGAAGTTCATGCTGCCAATCAATGATTGGATTGGTCAGTTGAAGCTTCGTGTATCTTATGGTAACTTGGGTAACCAAAATGTTGGTACTTACCAGACTTATCAGAAGATTGGTGTATATGCCAACAATGGTACATGGCTGCAGGATGGTTTGAAACCTATGACAGCTTGGGCACCAGGCCTGGTTTCTCAGAATTTGACATGGGAAACCATCCAGAGTTTCAATGTCGGTCTTGACTTTGCGTTCTTGAAGGATCGCTTGCATGGATCATTTGACTGGTATGTGCGTAAGACAAAAAATATGATAGGTAATGCTCCTGAACTTCCAAGCATCTTGGGTACAGCTGTACCTGTTACTAACAATACCGACTTGCGTACCAATGGTTGGGAGTTGACTATCGGTTGGAACGACCGCTTGTCTAATGGTTTGCAGTATGGAATCAGCCTCAATCTCTCTGATGCCTATGCTACTATCACAAGATATCCTAATAACCCTTCTCATTCATTGGGTAACTATATTGAGGGACAGCGTATTGGTGATATCTACGGCTTTGAGACCATCGGTATAGCTAAGAGTCAAGAAGAGATGGATGCTCATATCGCAAAGGTTGACCAGAGTACAATTGACAATAACAAGTGGGGTGCTGGTGATATCATGTATCGTGACCTCAATAATGATGGTAAGATTTCCTGGGGTGCCAATACATTGGAAGATCATGGAGATCTTAAGAAGATAGGTAATTCCACACCACGTTATCTCTTCGGTATCGACTTGAATGCTGCTTGGAAAGGCTTCGATGTACGTTGTTTCTTCCAGGGTGTCATGAAGCGTGAATATTGGGCCAGTACACGTTACTTCTTTGGTACTTTCGAATATGGTCGTTGGTATCAGGTCTGCCTGGATGGTTTGCAAGACTATTATCGTGACGAGAACTCTTGGTCTGTTGTCAATGGCTTCCAGGAGCCAAACAAGGACGCTTACTTGCCACGTGCAGCCTATAGCGCCAAGAATGAGCAGGTTCAGACAAAGTATCTGCAGGATGCTTCTTACATTCGTTTGAAGAACCTTCAGATTGGTTATACCTTGCCACAGGATTTGACACGTAAGATTTCTATTGAGAAACTTCGTGTTTACTTCTCGGGTGAGAATCTCTGGACAGGAACATCTCTTCGCAAGCAGTATGACCCAGAGACCATCGGTACATGGTATGGTAATGGATATCCATTGAATACAACCTTCTCTTTTGGTTTAAGTTTAACATTATAA